One window from the genome of Helicobacter pylori encodes:
- a CDS encoding urease accessory protein UreD encodes MNTYAQESKLRLKTKIGADGRCVIEDNFFTPPFKLMAPFYPKDDLAEIMLLAVSPGLMKGDAQDMQLHIGQNCKLRITSQSFEKIHNTEDGFASRDMHIVVGENAFLDFAPFPLIPFEKAHFKGNTTISLRSGSQLLYSEIIVAGRVARNELFQFNRLHTKIAILQDEKPIYYDNTILDPKTTDMNNMCMFDGYTHYLNLVLVNCPIELSGARELIEESEGVDGAVSEIASSHLCLKALAKGSEPLLHLREKIARLVTQTTTQKV; translated from the coding sequence ATGAACACTTACGCTCAAGAATCCAAGCTCAGGCTAAAAACCAAAATAGGGGCTGACGGGCGGTGCGTGATTGAAGACAATTTCTTCACGCCCCCCTTTAAGCTCATGGCGCCCTTTTACCCTAAAGACGATTTAGCTGAAATCATGCTTTTAGCGGTAAGCCCTGGCTTAATGAAAGGCGATGCGCAAGACATGCAATTACATATCGGTCAAAATTGCAAGTTAAGGATCACTTCGCAATCCTTTGAAAAAATCCATAACACTGAAGACGGGTTTGCCAGCAGAGACATGCATATCGTTGTGGGGGAAAACGCCTTTTTGGACTTCGCGCCCTTCCCTTTAATCCCCTTTGAAAAGGCGCATTTTAAGGGCAACACTACGATTTCTTTACGCTCTGGCTCTCAATTGCTTTATAGTGAAATCATTGTCGCTGGGCGAGTGGCGCGCAATGAGTTGTTCCAATTCAACCGCTTGCACACCAAAATCGCTATTTTACAAGATGAGAAGCCCATCTATTATGATAATACGATTTTAGATCCCAAAACCACCGACATGAATAATATGTGCATGTTTGATGGCTACACGCATTATTTGAATCTGGTGCTTGTCAATTGCCCCATAGAGCTGTCTGGTGCGCGAGAATTGATTGAAGAGAGCGAAGGAGTGGATGGAGCCGTGAGCGAGATTGCTAGTTCTCATCTATGCCTGAAAGCTTTAGCGAAAGGCTCAGAACCCTTGTTGCATTTAAGAGAAAAAATCGCTCGCCTGGTTACGCAAACCACCACGCAAAAGGTTTGA
- the ureG gene encoding urease accessory protein UreG has translation MVKIGVCGPVGSGKTALIEALTRHMSKDYDMAVITNDIYTKEDAEFMCKNSVMPRDRIIGVETGGCPHTAIREDASMNLEAVEEMHGRFPNLELLLIESGGDNLSATFNPELADFTIFVIDVAEGDKIPRKGGPGITRSDLLVINKIDLAPYVGADLKVMERDSKKMRGEKPFIFTNIRSKEGLDDVIAWIKRNALLED, from the coding sequence ATGGTAAAAATTGGAGTTTGTGGTCCTGTAGGAAGCGGTAAAACCGCCTTGATTGAAGCTTTAACGCGCCACATGTCAAAGGATTACGACATGGCGGTCATCACTAATGATATTTACACGAAAGAAGACGCAGAGTTTATGTGTAAAAATTCGGTGATGCCACGAGATAGGATCATTGGTGTAGAAACAGGAGGCTGTCCGCACACAGCCATTAGAGAAGACGCTTCTATGAATTTAGAAGCCGTAGAAGAAATGCATGGCCGTTTCCCTAATTTGGAACTGCTTTTGATTGAAAGCGGAGGCGACAACCTTTCAGCGACTTTCAACCCAGAGCTAGCAGATTTTACGATTTTTGTGATTGATGTGGCTGAGGGCGATAAAATCCCTAGGAAAGGCGGCCCAGGAATCACGCGCTCAGACTTGCTTGTCATCAATAAGATTGATTTAGCCCCCTATGTGGGAGCGGACTTGAAAGTCATGGAAAGGGATTCTAAAAAAATGCGTGGCGAAAAGCCCTTTATTTTCACGAATATCCGCTCTAAAGAAGGCCTAGATGATGTGATCGCTTGGATCAAGCGCAACGCTTTATTGGAAGATTGA
- a CDS encoding urease accessory protein UreF: protein MPPKTPKTDNNAHVDNEFLILQVNDAVFPIGSYTHSFGLETYIQQKKVTNKESALEYLKANLSSQFLYTEMLSLKLTYESTLQQDLKKILGVEEMVRLSTSPMELRLANQKLGNRFIKTLQAMNELDMGAFFNAYAQQTKDPTHATSYGVFAASLGIELKKALRHYLYAQTSNMVINCVKSVPLSQNDGQKILLSLQSPFNQLIEKTLELDEIHLCAASVQNDIKAMQHESLYSRLYMS from the coding sequence ATGCCCCCAAAAACCCCAAAAACAGACAACAATGCTCATGTGGATAATGAATTTCTGATTCTGCAAGTCAATGATGCGGTGTTCCCCATTGGATCTTACACGCATTCTTTTGGGCTAGAAACTTACATCCAGCAAAAAAAAGTTACCAACAAAGAAAGCGCTTTAGAATATTTAAAAGCCAATCTCTCTAGCCAGTTCCTTTACACGGAAATGCTGAGTTTGAAATTAACCTATGAAAGCACCCTCCAACAGGATTTAAAAAAAATCTTAGGGGTTGAAGAAATGGTTAGGCTATCCACAAGCCCCATGGAATTACGATTAGCCAATCAAAAGCTAGGCAATCGTTTCATTAAAACCTTACAAGCCATGAACGAATTAGACATGGGCGCATTTTTTAACGCTTACGCTCAACAAACCAAAGATCCCACCCATGCCACTAGCTATGGCGTTTTTGCGGCGAGTTTGGGGATTGAATTGAAAAAGGCTTTAAGGCATTATCTTTATGCACAGACTTCTAACATGGTGATCAACTGCGTTAAAAGCGTCCCACTATCTCAAAACGACGGGCAAAAAATCTTATTGAGCTTGCAAAGCCCTTTTAACCAGCTCATAGAAAAAACCCTAGAACTAGACGAAATCCACCTGTGCGCGGCAAGCGTTCAAAACGACATTAAGGCGATGCAGCATGAGAGTTTATACTCGCGCCTTTATATGTCTTGA
- the ureE gene encoding urease accessory protein UreE translates to MIIERLVGNLRDLNPLDFSVDYVDLEWFETRKKIARFKTRQGKDIAIRLKDAPKLGLSQGDILFKEEKEIIAVNILDSEVIHIQAKSVAEVAKICYEIGNRHAALYYGESQFEFKTPFEKPTLALLEKLGVQNRVLSSKLNSKERLTVSMPHSEPNFKISLASDFKVVMK, encoded by the coding sequence ATGATCATAGAGCGTTTAGTTGGCAATCTAAGGGATTTAAACCCCTTGGATTTCAGCGTGGATTATGTGGATTTGGAATGGTTTGAAACGAGGAAAAAAATCGCTCGCTTTAAAACCAGGCAAGGCAAAGACATAGCCATACGCCTTAAAGACGCTCCCAAGTTGGGTCTCTCTCAAGGGGATATTTTATTTAAAGAAGAAAAGGAAATCATCGCCGTTAATATCTTGGATTCTGAAGTCATTCACATCCAAGCTAAGAGCGTGGCAGAAGTGGCTAAAATATGCTACGAAATAGGAAACCGCCATGCGGCTTTATACTATGGCGAGTCTCAATTTGAATTTAAAACACCATTTGAAAAGCCCACACTAGCCTTATTAGAAAAGCTAGGGGTTCAAAATCGTGTTTTAAGTTCAAAACTAAATTCCAAAGAACGCTTAACCGTGAGCATGCCCCATAGTGAGCCTAATTTTAAGATCTCACTAGCGAGCGATTTTAAAGTGGTCATGAAATAG
- the ureI gene encoding acid-activated urea channel protein UreI, producing MLGLVLLYVGIVLISNGICGLTKVDPKSTAVMNFFVGGLSIVCNVVVITYSALHPTAPVEGAEDIAQVSHHLTSFYGPATGLLFGFTYLYAAINHTFGLDWRPYSWYSLFVAINTVPAAILSHYSDMLDDHKVLGITEGDWWAIIWLAWGVLWLTAFIENILKIPLGKFTPWLAIIEGILTAWIPAWLLFIQHWV from the coding sequence ATGCTAGGACTTGTATTGTTATATGTTGGGATTGTTTTAATCAGCAACGGGATTTGCGGATTAACCAAAGTCGATCCTAAAAGCACTGCGGTGATGAACTTTTTTGTGGGCGGACTTTCCATTGTTTGTAATGTGGTGGTCATCACTTATTCTGCGCTCCACCCTACAGCCCCTGTAGAAGGTGCCGAAGATATTGCTCAAGTATCGCACCATTTGACTAGTTTCTATGGGCCAGCGACTGGGTTATTGTTTGGTTTTACCTACTTGTATGCGGCCATCAACCACACTTTTGGTTTGGATTGGAGGCCGTATTCTTGGTATAGCTTATTCGTAGCGATCAACACTGTTCCTGCTGCGATTTTATCCCACTATAGCGATATGCTTGATGACCACAAAGTGTTAGGCATCACTGAAGGCGATTGGTGGGCGATCATTTGGTTGGCTTGGGGTGTTTTGTGGCTTACCGCTTTCATTGAAAACATCTTGAAAATCCCTTTAGGGAAATTCACTCCATGGCTTGCTATCATTGAGGGTATTTTAACCGCTTGGATCCCTGCTTGGTTACTCTTTATCCAACACTGGGTGTGA
- the ureB gene encoding urease subunit beta, translating to MKKISRKEYASMYGPTTGDKVRLGDTDLIAEVEHDYTIYGEELKFGGGKTLREGMSQSNNPSKEELDLIITNALIVDYTGIYKADIGIKDGKIAGIGKGGNKDMQDGVKNNLSVGPATEALAGEGLIVTAGGIDTHIHFISPQQIPTAFASGVTTMIGGGTGPADGTNATTITPGRRNLKWMLRAAEEYSMNLGFLAKGNASNDASLADQIEAGAIGFKIHEDWGTTPSAINHALDVADKYDVQVAIHTDTLNEAGCVEDTMAAIAGRTMHTFHTEGAGGGHAPDIIKVAGEHNILPASTNPTIPFTVNTEAEHMDMLMVCHHLDKSIKEDVQFADSRIRPQTIAAEDTLHDMGIFSITSSDSQAMGRVGEVITRTWQTADKNKKEFGRLKEEKGDNDNFRIKRYLSKYTINPAIAHGISEYVGSVEVGKVADLVLWSPAFFGVKPNMIIKGGFIALSQMGDANASIPTPQPVYYREMFAHHGKAKYDANITFVSQAAYDKGIKEELGLERQVLPVKNCRNITKKDMQFNDTTAHIEVNPETYHVFVDGKEVTSKPANKVSLAQLFSIF from the coding sequence ATGAAAAAGATTAGCAGAAAAGAATATGCTTCTATGTATGGCCCTACTACAGGCGATAAAGTGAGATTGGGCGATACAGACTTGATCGCTGAAGTAGAACATGACTACACCATTTATGGCGAAGAGCTTAAATTCGGCGGCGGTAAAACTTTAAGAGAAGGCATGAGCCAATCCAACAACCCCAGCAAAGAAGAACTGGATTTAATCATCACTAACGCTTTAATCGTGGATTACACCGGTATTTATAAAGCGGATATTGGTATTAAAGATGGCAAAATCGCTGGCATTGGTAAAGGCGGTAACAAAGACATGCAAGATGGCGTTAAAAACAATCTTAGCGTGGGTCCTGCTACTGAAGCCTTAGCCGGTGAAGGTTTGATCGTAACGGCTGGTGGTATTGACACACACATCCACTTCATTTCACCCCAACAAATCCCTACAGCTTTTGCAAGCGGTGTAACAACCATGATTGGTGGCGGAACTGGCCCTGCTGATGGCACTAACGCAACCACTATCACTCCAGGTAGAAGAAATTTAAAATGGATGCTCAGAGCGGCTGAAGAATATTCTATGAACTTAGGTTTCTTAGCTAAAGGTAACGCTTCTAACGACGCGAGCTTAGCCGATCAAATTGAAGCCGGTGCGATTGGTTTTAAAATCCACGAAGACTGGGGTACCACTCCTTCTGCAATCAATCATGCGTTAGATGTTGCGGACAAATACGATGTGCAAGTCGCTATCCACACAGACACTTTGAATGAAGCTGGTTGTGTAGAAGACACTATGGCTGCTATTGCCGGACGCACTATGCACACTTTCCACACTGAAGGCGCTGGCGGCGGACACGCTCCTGATATTATTAAAGTGGCCGGCGAACACAACATTCTACCCGCTTCCACTAACCCCACTATCCCTTTCACCGTGAATACAGAAGCCGAACACATGGACATGCTCATGGTGTGCCACCACTTGGATAAAAGCATTAAAGAAGATGTCCAGTTCGCTGATTCAAGGATCCGCCCTCAAACCATTGCGGCTGAAGACACTTTGCATGACATGGGGATTTTCTCAATCACCAGTTCTGACTCTCAAGCGATGGGCCGTGTGGGTGAAGTTATCACCAGAACTTGGCAAACAGCTGACAAAAACAAAAAAGAATTTGGCCGCTTGAAAGAAGAAAAAGGCGATAACGACAACTTCAGGATCAAACGCTACTTGTCTAAATACACCATTAACCCAGCGATCGCTCATGGGATTAGCGAGTATGTAGGTTCTGTAGAAGTGGGCAAAGTGGCTGACTTGGTATTGTGGAGTCCAGCATTCTTTGGCGTGAAACCCAACATGATCATTAAAGGTGGGTTCATTGCATTAAGTCAAATGGGTGATGCGAACGCTTCTATCCCTACCCCACAACCAGTTTATTACAGAGAAATGTTCGCCCATCATGGTAAAGCTAAATACGATGCAAACATCACTTTTGTGTCTCAAGCGGCTTATGACAAAGGCATTAAAGAAGAATTAGGGCTTGAAAGACAAGTGTTGCCGGTAAAAAATTGCAGAAACATCACTAAAAAAGACATGCAATTCAACGACACTACCGCTCACATTGAAGTCAATCCTGAAACTTACCATGTGTTCGTGGATGGCAAAGAAGTCACTTCTAAACCAGCTAATAAAGTGAGCTTGGCTCAACTCTTTAGCATTTTCTAG
- the ureA gene encoding urease subunit alpha, with translation MKLTPKELDKLMLHYAGELARKRKEKGIKLNYVEAVALISAHIMEEARAGKKTAAELMQEGRTLLKPDDVMDGVASMIHEVGIEAMFPDGTKLVTVHTPIEANGKLVPGELFLKNEDITINEGKKAVSVKVKNVGDRPVQIGSHFHFFEVNRCLDFDREKTFGKRLDIASGTAVRFEPGEEKSVELIDIGGNRRIFGFNALVDRQADNESKKIALHRAKERGFHGAKSDDNYVKTIKE, from the coding sequence ATGAAACTCACCCCAAAAGAGTTAGACAAGTTGATGCTCCACTATGCTGGAGAATTGGCTAGGAAACGCAAAGAAAAAGGCATTAAGCTTAACTATGTGGAAGCAGTAGCTTTGATTAGTGCCCATATTATGGAAGAAGCGAGAGCTGGTAAAAAGACTGCGGCTGAATTGATGCAAGAAGGACGCACTCTTTTAAAACCTGATGATGTGATGGATGGCGTGGCAAGCATGATCCATGAAGTGGGTATTGAAGCGATGTTTCCTGATGGGACCAAACTCGTAACCGTGCATACCCCTATTGAGGCTAATGGTAAATTAGTTCCTGGTGAGTTGTTCTTAAAAAATGAAGACATCACTATCAACGAAGGCAAAAAAGCCGTTAGCGTGAAAGTTAAAAATGTTGGCGACAGACCGGTTCAAATCGGCTCACACTTCCATTTCTTTGAAGTGAATAGATGCTTAGACTTTGACAGAGAAAAAACTTTCGGTAAACGCTTAGACATTGCGAGCGGGACAGCGGTAAGGTTTGAACCTGGCGAAGAAAAATCCGTAGAATTGATTGACATTGGCGGTAACAGAAGGATCTTTGGATTTAACGCGTTGGTTGATAGGCAAGCCGATAACGAAAGCAAAAAGATTGCTTTACACAGAGCTAAAGAGCGTGGTTTTCATGGCGCTAAAAGCGATGACAACTATGTAAAAACAATTAAGGAGTAA
- the lspA gene encoding signal peptidase II: MLKTTQKSLLVFIGVFSLIFGADQAIKYAILEGFRYESLIIDIVLVFNKGVAFSLLSFLEGGLKYLQILLILGLFIFLMRQKELFKNHAIEFGMVFGAGVSNVLDRFVHGGVVDYVYYHYGFDFAIFNFADVMIDVGVGVLLLKQFFFKQKQNKIKA, translated from the coding sequence GTGCTAAAAACCACCCAAAAAAGCCTGTTGGTTTTTATAGGGGTTTTTTCCCTTATTTTTGGCGCAGATCAAGCGATTAAATACGCTATTTTAGAGGGGTTTCGCTATGAAAGTTTGATTATAGATATTGTTTTAGTGTTCAATAAAGGCGTGGCGTTTTCCTTGCTCAGTTTTTTAGAGGGGGGTTTGAAATACTTGCAAATCCTTTTGATTTTAGGGCTTTTTATCTTTTTAATGCGCCAAAAGGAGCTTTTTAAAAACCATGCAATAGAGTTTGGCATGGTGTTTGGCGCTGGGGTTTCTAATGTTTTAGACCGGTTTGTGCATGGGGGCGTGGTGGATTATGTGTATTACCATTATGGCTTTGATTTTGCCATTTTTAATTTCGCTGATGTCATGATAGATGTGGGCGTGGGCGTTTTATTGTTGAAACAATTCTTTTTTAAGCAAAAACAAAACAAAATTAAGGCATAA
- the glmM gene encoding phosphoglucosamine mutase codes for MKIFGTDGVRGKAGVKLTPMFVMRLGIAAGLYFKKHSQTNKILIGKDTRKSGYMVENALVSALTSIGYNVIQIGPMPTPAIAFLTEDMRCDAGIMISASHNPFEDNGIKFFNSYGYKLKEEEEKAIEEIFHDEGLLHSSYKVGESVGSAKRIDDVIGRYIVHLKHSFPKHLNLQSLRIVLDTANGAAYKVAPVVFSELGADVLVINDEPNGCNINEQCGALHPNQLSQEVKKYRADLGFAFDGDADRLVVVDNLGNIVHGDKLLGVLGVYQKSKNALSSQAVVATSMSNLALKEYLKSQDLELKHCAIGDKFVSECMQLNKANFGGEQSGHIIFSDYAKTGDGLVCALQVSALVLESKQVSSVALNPFELYPQSLMNLNIQKKLPLESLKGYSALLKELDRLEIRHLIRYSGTENKLRILLEAKDEKLLESKMQELKEFFEGHLC; via the coding sequence ATGAAAATTTTTGGGACTGATGGCGTGAGGGGTAAAGCAGGGGTGAAACTCACCCCCATGTTTGTGATGCGTTTAGGCATTGCTGCCGGGTTGTATTTTAAAAAACATTCTCAAACGAATAAAATTCTAATCGGTAAAGACACTAGAAAAAGCGGCTATATGGTAGAAAACGCTTTAGTGAGCGCTCTCACTTCCATAGGCTATAATGTCATTCAAATAGGGCCTATGCCTACCCCTGCGATCGCGTTTTTAACCGAAGACATGCGCTGCGATGCGGGCATTATGATAAGCGCGAGCCACAACCCTTTTGAAGACAATGGTATTAAGTTTTTCAATTCTTATGGTTATAAGCTTAAAGAAGAAGAAGAAAAAGCGATTGAAGAAATCTTTCATGATGAAGGATTACTGCATTCTAGTTATAAAGTGGGCGAGAGCGTCGGTAGCGCTAAAAGGATAGATGATGTCATAGGGCGCTATATCGTGCATTTAAAGCACTCTTTCCCCAAACATTTGAATTTACAGAGTTTAAGGATCGTGCTAGATACCGCTAATGGCGCGGCTTATAAGGTGGCTCCGGTCGTTTTTAGCGAGCTTGGGGCTGATGTGTTAGTGATTAATGATGAGCCTAATGGGTGTAACATTAATGAGCAATGTGGGGCTTTACACCCCAACCAATTGAGCCAGGAAGTGAAAAAATACCGCGCGGATCTGGGCTTTGCTTTTGATGGCGATGCGGATAGGCTAGTGGTGGTGGATAATTTAGGGAATATCGTGCATGGGGACAAGCTTTTAGGGGTGTTAGGGGTTTATCAAAAATCTAAAAACGCCCTTTCTTCTCAAGCGGTCGTCGCTACAAGCATGAGCAATTTAGCCCTTAAAGAATATTTAAAATCCCAAGATTTAGAATTGAAGCATTGTGCGATTGGGGATAAGTTTGTGAGCGAATGCATGCAATTGAATAAAGCCAATTTTGGAGGCGAGCAAAGCGGGCATATCATTTTTAGCGATTACGCTAAAACAGGCGATGGCTTGGTGTGCGCTTTGCAAGTGAGCGCGTTAGTGTTAGAAAGCAAGCAAGTAAGCTCTGTTGCGCTAAACCCCTTTGAATTATACCCTCAAAGCCTAATGAATTTGAATATCCAAAAAAAGCTTCCTTTAGAAAGCCTGAAAGGTTATAGCGCTCTTTTAAAAGAATTAGACAGGCTAGAAATCCGCCATTTGATCCGCTATAGCGGCACTGAAAACAAATTACGAATCCTCTTAGAAGCTAAAGATGAAAAACTTTTAGAATCCAAAATGCAAGAATTAAAAGAGTTTTTTGAAGGGCATTTGTGCTAA
- the rpsT gene encoding 30S ribosomal protein S20, whose protein sequence is MANHKSAEKRIRQTIKRTERNRFYKTKVKNIIKAVREAVAVNDVAKAQERLKIANKELHKFVSKGILKKNTASRKVSRLNASVKKIALA, encoded by the coding sequence ATGGCAAATCATAAGTCCGCAGAAAAGCGAATCAGACAGACCATTAAAAGAACTGAACGCAACAGGTTCTATAAAACTAAAGTTAAAAATATCATTAAAGCCGTGCGTGAAGCGGTCGCTGTCAATGATGTAGCAAAAGCTCAAGAGCGTTTGAAAATCGCTAATAAAGAGTTGCATAAATTTGTTAGCAAAGGGATTTTAAAGAAAAACACCGCTTCTAGGAAAGTCTCAAGGCTTAACGCTTCAGTGAAAAAAATCGCTCTCGCTTAG
- the prfA gene encoding peptide chain release factor 1 produces the protein MSILAEKLSSILKRYDELTALLSSAEVISDIKKLTELSKEQSSIEEISIASKEYLSVLENIKENKELLEDKELSELAKEELKILEIQKSELETAIKQLLIPKDPNDDKNIYLELRAGTGGDEAGIFVGDLFKAYCRYADLKKWKVEVVSSSENSVGGYKEIIALIKGKGVYSRLKFEAGTHRVQRVPETESQGRIHTSAITVAIMPEVDDVEVSINPSDLKIEVFRAGGHGGQCVNTTDSAVRITHLPTNISVSMQDEKSQHKNKDKALKILKARLYEKQIEEQQLANAKDRKEQVGSGDRSERIRTYNYPQNRLSEHRINLTLYSLEEIMLSGNLDEVINPLIAHAQSQFE, from the coding sequence ATGTCTATTCTAGCCGAAAAGCTTTCTTCCATTCTCAAACGATACGACGAACTCACAGCATTGCTTTCTAGCGCTGAAGTGATTAGCGATATTAAAAAACTCACCGAATTGAGCAAAGAGCAAAGCTCCATTGAAGAAATCTCTATAGCGAGTAAAGAGTATTTGAGCGTTTTAGAGAATATCAAAGAAAATAAGGAGCTTTTAGAAGACAAGGAATTGAGCGAACTGGCTAAAGAAGAGTTAAAAATTTTAGAAATCCAAAAAAGCGAGCTAGAAACTGCCATTAAGCAACTCCTTATTCCTAAAGATCCTAATGACGATAAAAACATTTATTTAGAGTTAAGAGCTGGCACAGGGGGCGATGAAGCGGGCATTTTTGTAGGGGATTTGTTTAAAGCGTATTGCCGTTATGCGGATTTGAAAAAGTGGAAAGTAGAGGTAGTGAGCTCTAGCGAAAACAGCGTAGGGGGCTATAAAGAAATTATCGCTTTGATTAAGGGTAAGGGCGTGTATTCAAGGCTCAAATTTGAAGCAGGCACGCATCGAGTCCAAAGAGTCCCCGAGACAGAATCTCAAGGGCGCATCCACACTTCCGCTATCACAGTAGCGATCATGCCTGAAGTAGATGATGTGGAAGTTTCTATCAACCCTAGCGATTTAAAGATTGAAGTGTTTCGCGCTGGCGGGCATGGGGGGCAATGCGTCAACACCACAGACTCTGCGGTGCGCATCACGCACCTCCCCACCAATATCAGCGTGAGCATGCAAGATGAAAAATCCCAACATAAAAACAAGGATAAAGCCCTAAAAATCCTAAAAGCGCGCCTTTATGAAAAACAAATTGAAGAGCAACAGCTCGCTAACGCTAAAGACCGAAAGGAGCAAGTGGGTAGTGGGGATAGGAGTGAAAGGATCCGCACCTATAATTACCCGCAAAACCGCTTGAGCGAGCATAGAATCAATTTAACTCTGTATAGTTTAGAAGAAATCATGCTTTCAGGGAATTTAGATGAAGTGATCAACCCTTTAATCGCCCACGCCCAAAGCCAGTTTGAATAA
- a CDS encoding outer membrane protein codes for MKKSFKKLGFVSLAASGVLLGSMNATNLETYAALQKSSHVFGNYAKKDKDSKLTSDSPTQQQAQTQAQNTASRGTPAPETPPAKKDETSGTPSTSGSSVASQLTKDTTMVNNLKSVSVSGMNTTLSGVETMSKQTATISNLLSGNPNLGSVIPNAQGLNSAFSALESAQNTLKGYLDSSSATIGQLTNGSNAVVGALDKAINQVDMALADLAMSDTQKTQAVALAAVSDSATTTTDAINFLNALKSNLTAQKDAFMSVHKNIQTAVAQAQATYTPSVINTNNYGQMYGVDAMAGYKWFFGKTKRFGFRSYGYYSYNHANLSFVGSQLGIMEGASQVNNFTYGVGFDALYNFYESKEGYNTAGLFLGFGLGGDSFIVQGESYLKSQMRICNDTAGCSASMNTSYFQMPVEFGFRSNFSKHSGIEVGLKLPLFTNQFYKERGVDGSVDVFYKRNFSIYFNYMINF; via the coding sequence ATGAAAAAGTCATTCAAAAAATTAGGCTTTGTCTCTTTGGCGGCTAGTGGCGTGCTTTTAGGGAGCATGAATGCTACCAATTTAGAAACCTACGCAGCATTGCAAAAATCATCGCATGTTTTTGGTAATTATGCTAAAAAGGATAAGGATAGTAAATTAACAAGCGATTCACCAACGCAACAACAAGCCCAAACTCAAGCCCAAAACACCGCTTCAAGAGGCACACCAGCTCCAGAAACCCCACCAGCTAAAAAAGATGAAACAAGTGGCACACCAAGCACTAGTGGGAGTTCTGTGGCAAGCCAGCTAACCAAAGACACCACTATGGTTAATAATCTTAAGAGCGTGAGCGTGAGTGGCATGAACACCACTTTAAGTGGGGTAGAAACCATGTCTAAACAAACCGCAACGATCAGCAATCTTTTGAGCGGTAATCCTAATTTAGGCAGTGTGATTCCTAACGCTCAAGGGCTAAACAGCGCGTTTAGCGCATTAGAAAGCGCTCAAAACACTTTAAAAGGCTATTTGGATTCTTCTAGTGCGACGATCGGGCAATTGACGAACGGCTCTAATGCGGTTGTGGGCGCGTTAGATAAAGCTATCAATCAAGTGGATATGGCTCTAGCCGATCTTGCTATGTCTGATACGCAAAAAACGCAAGCCGTTGCGCTTGCAGCTGTTAGTGATAGCGCAACGACAACGACAGATGCCATCAATTTCTTAAACGCGCTAAAAAGCAATCTAACGGCTCAAAAAGACGCTTTCATGAGCGTGCATAAAAACATCCAAACCGCTGTCGCTCAAGCCCAAGCAACCTACACGCCAAGCGTGATCAACACCAATAATTACGGGCAAATGTATGGGGTAGATGCGATGGCAGGGTATAAGTGGTTCTTTGGCAAAACCAAACGCTTTGGCTTTAGATCTTATGGATACTACAGCTATAACCATGCGAATTTAAGCTTTGTGGGGAGCCAGCTTGGAATCATGGAGGGCGCGTCTCAAGTGAATAACTTCACTTATGGCGTGGGCTTTGATGCGCTCTATAACTTCTATGAAAGTAAAGAGGGCTATAACACAGCAGGGTTGTTCTTAGGCTTTGGGTTAGGAGGGGATTCGTTTATCGTTCAAGGAGAGAGCTACTTAAAATCTCAAATGCGAATTTGCAATGACACCGCAGGCTGTTCAGCGAGCATGAACACGAGCTATTTCCAAATGCCTGTTGAATTTGGTTTTAGGAGCAATTTCTCTAAACACAGCGGGATTGAAGTGGGCCTTAAATTGCCTTTATTCACCAACCAATTCTATAAAGAAAGGGGCGTAGATGGATCAGTAGATGTGTTCTATAAAAGGAACTTCTCTATCTATTTTAACTACATGATCAACTTCTAA